In Methanophagales archaeon, the following are encoded in one genomic region:
- a CDS encoding DUF4242 domain-containing protein — protein sequence MVKVLVFHYTNQGRLPKLSREELIDIRNKFLDVLKDYPDVHFNGTYVDENGMGICDWEAPSPEIVKEVVRKALGSPPADPVIAVKQVLL from the coding sequence ATGGTAAAAGTATTGGTGTTCCATTACACCAATCAAGGAAGACTTCCAAAACTGAGCAGGGAGGAGCTGATTGATATTAGAAATAAGTTCCTCGATGTCCTTAAAGACTACCCGGATGTCCACTTCAATGGAACCTACGTTGACGAGAACGGAATGGGTATCTGTGATTGGGAAGCTCCAAGTCCAGAGATAGTTAAAGAAGTAGTAAGAAAGGCTTTGGGATCTCCACCTGCGGATCCTGTGATTGCGGTTAAGCAAGTGTTGCTATGA